The sequence ATCTCGCGTGCGACATGCGCCTGTTGGCTGCGCGGAACGCCGAACTCGCATCGGCGATGGTCTGGCCAGACGGCAGCATTGGGCTGCCCGATGGTGTCGCCGTGCCGCTGTTTATGCGTTCGGGGCCGAAGCCTAGCCACGCAGCGGCAAATTGCCCGGAACGCCAGTATGCATTGCACATGACGGCTAACGAAGTCTCCGTCCTGCTCCGTGAAACCGTCGTCGCCTTGTGCCGCCTGGTCGGAGCGGACCCGATCCACATGACTGCGCGCACGGGCAAACGCACCGTGATGACCGAAGCCCAGCGGCATGGACTGCCCGCCGAAGTCATCGCCCTCATCGGCGGTCACCAGAGCACGCGTCACATCGGTCACTACGCCGCAGAAGGCATACTGGTTCTCGACCAAGTCCAGAGGGCGCTCGGTGACCGGCTCGTCGGTCTTGGCGAATCGTACGTGCCGGTTGCTCCCGCACTCGAGGATTCGCCCGACGGAATCGCGTTGAAGTTCCGGAAGGTCAGGCTCGGGGCGAATGATGACTGAAGTCCACGGAAGACATAACCGGTCGACGCGCGGCGAACGGCTCCGCCGACCGCTCCCCATCGCGCTCGCAAGGCGCGACATGGGCCCTGATCCGGAACTGAATCTCACTCAGATGGAAGCCGCCGCACGATCGTGCGGCGCATTCGGTACCGACCTCGTTTTCGACGCCGTGCAATGGATCATCGCGGACGCCAAGGCGACGGTCTCGCGCGAAGCGCATGCACTGTGGTTCACGGAGCTGCCCGGCGGCGAAGAAGCCGAAAACGAAGCGAAATTGCGTGCGCCGTTCGCGCCGGCATATTCAAACTTCGTCAAGAGCTTGGTGCGGCTGCTTGAGCACAAGGAGCATCACGGTCCGCCGACCTACGATCGCATCATGCGCGCAGCCCGGTGCCTGTACGAACCTCTCCAACAGCGCGGCGTCTCGTCGCCCGCCGAGCTGACGACCTCGGACTTCGAAGACGCCGAGTGGACGGAAGGATATTCCGACCACACGCGGTACTGTCTATCGTTCGATCTCTACACGATCGCCCATGTTTGCAACGTGTACCGTCTGACTTGGGATGAGATCGAGTACGAACCGAGCGTACCTGCACCGACGCAGGAAACCTCGGCGAACTCCCAAGACGCGTCCCTGCCGAGTCCGGCGGTGTTCTCGGCCCTCGCCCGGATCGACTCGGAAGCCCGCTCGCTTTCGGACGTCGCCATGATGAGCGTGGTGAAGGTCATTCAGTGGACGACGCTGCGGGGCATCGAGGGCCTTCAGCTCGGCATCCACTGCGAACGCTTCTTCGTCGACGGGCGCGAGACCTCGGCCGCCGAGTACGACGCCGCGGATCCCGGACTCCGCAAGTACGGCCTCTCCTTCTACGACGTCAAGAACAAGCGGTACGATCACAAGGCGATCATTTCGGAGGTGGTTCCGATCGTGAGAGACGCCATCGCCACAGCTAAGATCCTCTCGGCGCCTGCCCGCGAGATCGCCCGCCATTACGAATCCGGCGCCGGCGCTTGGCTGCCCGCTCCGTTGAGGGATCGCGAGCTGATGCCGGTCGAGGATCTGGCCGAACCGCTGTGGAAGTCGCGGCAACAGATGACCGACTGGCTCGGGAGACACGAGGTGCCGGTCCTGGAAGAGGCCGTGGCGCGCGTCGACCTCGAAGAAGGGCTCGCCCGCACGCCGGCCGGCTGGTCCCGTACGCGGCAACTTCACTCCGCGGCAGCCGACTTCATTCGCAACCACCCCGGCCCATACTTCACCTGCGCTGAACTCTCCGCAGCGCTTCCGGTGACCGAGCTGCGGCGCTGGCTGCGGAAGATGGGAGTGGCGGTCAGGCCACGCTGCATCGCAAGCAGCGATCTGAAGCGCGTGGTCGCCGAAATGCATCGTCCCGGAAGGGGTCTCCCGCAGCCCTTGTCCGAGACGCTGTTCCTTTTTCCGGAGCATTTCTTCGCGACGGCGCGGCAGACCTTCATGCCTGTTGTGCGGCCCATCACCATCGACCAGTTGCGCGTTTGGATGCGTGGATCGAAGTACGCCCATTCCGTGTTCCGCCGCTACGATAGCCGGGAGGCAAACGGCGATCCTATCGTGGTGTTGCCGCATGCATTCCGCCGCTGGCTGATCACGATCGTCGGATCCGGCCGCATCTCGCTCGCCCAGCTCAGGGAATGGACGGGGCACGTGTCCATCACTGCCGTCAAGGGTTACGTCCGCGAGACGGAGGCCGAGATCGCCGAAAAGGTCATGCACGCCTTTCGGGCCACGAATGTCGAGCGGATGCCGGAACACTGGCAGACATGAGTGAAAAGAAGAAATTGGAGCCGAACGATATCGAGCTCATTCTCGGATGGATCGACGAACAGACGAGCAAGGTAAAGTTCCCGGCGATCAAAGAGGCGTGCCCGAGCATCATCGGCAAGGAGTTCTCGATCGTCGCGCTTCGCAAACGCGCCATCGTCGAGAGAGTGACCGCGAAGAACGATCGCATCCGGCTCGGCGAAATCACGAGCATCGACGAGCTTCCGTCCAAGCGGGACATAGAACGAAACTTGCGCGCGCGCGTGCGGGTGCTGGAGGCGCACAACGCCAATCTTCGTGGGTACATTCTCACCATGACCCTTAATGCGCGGCGCCTAGGTTACTCGTTCGACGAGCTGGAACGCAAAACAAAGGTTTCGACCAAGATTACCCGGGAAGCGCACGAGCGTCATGCCAAGGAAATCGAGGACAAGACGAGATCGAGAATCGAGAAGCAGCGCGAACACGAGCGAAGCCTCGACGCAGCGCAAGCCGATCGGAAGAAGAGGCGTAGGCTCGCAAAGCGCGGAAAACGACGGGGCGATGAGGAAAACGATGAATAGGAGGCACCGCGACATGCAGTCGAACGAACTGATGACGTCCGACGACAGGCCCTCTCTCGATCCCTTCACCATCTCGTTCATGCGAATGGCGGTGGGACTCTGGGCCAAGGGTCTTCCCGATCCGTCCATCCAAGGCGTCCGCAAAGCGGACGCGCTGGCGCTCACGACGAAGGTCACGGGCAAGGTGTACGCGCAGGACGACTCGCCGAGGCCTTCGCGGACCTCGACGCCTGTCGCGAGCGGCTCAGCGCCGCCCGCCCGCGGATCGGAGTCTGACATGCCGCTACTCTTTCCTCACCCCTGCGAAGGTCTTCCCGCCTCGGCCAGGAAAGCCTTCGACGTCGCAGCCGCAGGTGCTGAGCCCAAGGCCGCAAAGAAGACGCTGTCTTTGCTCGTCGAACGCGGTCTTCTCGCCCGACATGCCCGGCAGCATTTCTTCAACGATCGGCTGCCGCCCATGGTGAGCTACGTGTACAGCGTGCCGATTGCGCACCACCTGGCGTGGTGCCAGCACTGGGCTGCACCGCGTGCACCGACGGCGAGGCGTAGGCGTCGCAGCAGGCGGGCCGGTGACGACGAGCCGACGCTGTTCTGACGCATACGAGGTCCCGCGAGGAGAGAGCACATGAAGAGTTACGACAATCCCAAGCCGATGCCCGCTGAAAACCGTTCCAAGTCGCGGACGGATAATGCGGTTCCGATTTCTTCGCGCTACTTCCGCATGAACGATGTCCGGGCCCATGGAGGCCTCTATTCGGCTGCCTATCTCGCTTTCGCGGCGCCGCCCATGACCAGCGTTCATCAGGACCCAACCAGCGCCGTCCGCACGCTGTCCGACTTCCGCCGAACCATGACACGAAGGATCTAACAATGACGAACGCGACCATCGAGTACTCCAAGTCTGGCGGGACCATCGTCAGTCGTGGGGCGATCGAGGAGACCGACAAGGATAGCCGGCGCTATGCCAATCTCGAAGATATCTGCGGGGGGCAGATTACTGTCGATCGGCTCGATATCTTTCGGAAAGCGATTCCGGAATTCCACCTGTTCATCGAGATGATGGGCAAGCTTCTCGCGCCGTTAGAAGACGAAGACCGCGGCATTCCCGATGCAAGCACCGCCCAGCCGGGCCGAGACTGACGGTCAGCCGAGCAGCAACCCGCACACGCCCAGGAAGGACCAGAAGCATGGCCAGATATATCGTCGCCGATCCTGATGTCGGCCCCGGCTGGACGCACATCTGGAGAATTCAAGAGGCGGCCGGCCGTTCTATCGACGTGGAACGGTCCTGCCGGTTCGCGTTCGACCGACGCTTGGCTCGCCTCGTCAAGGTCGATATCGATGTCGACGGCATCATGGTGCCGGCGTCGGAAGCGGAAAAGACGACCTGCTCGACAGTTTGCTCAACGCAAATTTCGCGGCGATTGAAGATCCGGAATCGCACGGCCTTTCCGTGAGCAGAAGCCTGCCTGAATGGTGCAGGAAAGCCCGGACGGCGAACCGCAGCCGGAAAGCTCCCGATTTGTTGCGCCTCATGATGGAGACCGACAAGCAGGGCGAAATCATGTTTGAGCGCGCGCCGCACCGCCGGCCGAATGGAGACTGACGCTCATGCCGCAGACCGGAGTAGATTGGGAAACCTTCGAGATCCGTCGGATCGTGAACTACGACATGCGCCTGCGCTTCGCATGGACGATAATAGAGTATCTCGAAGGAGTATGCGCCGACAACCTTCCCGAAGACATGGAGCGCGAAGCCAAGCTGCTCGCGGCCTCCTTGCCCGGGGTTAGACTGAGGGAAGTGGTCCGCAATATCCGCGGGATCCGGGACTACGAGGCCCTCAAGTCGCATTTGGACATCGACTACTCCGCGATCGAAGAATATGCCGGCCACGGCGACGTGAGCGCGCTCGAAGGATGGCTGCTCGCGCAGCGCAGCGACGACGGCGCGCTCGCGATCTGCAGGTACGAGGCCGATCCGCATGGCCACTTCGCGAGCGACGCCGAGGCCGCCTCCTATGTCCTCTGGCGTGCAGTAGAGGGCTCCGATTTTCACCAAGAAGTCATCGGCGTGGTCGGCGTCCCCAGAAGCTACTCCGTCGACATTGTCCCGTGGTCGCATCGCTCGATCAGGAACAATCCGATCGAGCTCGCATCGAATGGCAACGCGCTGAGCCGAGGCCGCGTTATCTATCGTCTGATGATTTGGTGGGCAAGACCGATTCCTATTTGGCAAGCCTGTGGCATGTCGCCCAAGCCAATCCGGCCGATACTTTAAGGACGAGGAGGCAGGTCAGCTTGCGGAGGCGATCGGAAGAGAGATCATTCAGCGCTTTCTGCGTAAGACCCCTCCTGGAGCCACAGCGGCGCGCGTTTCAACTGGCCCGACTTCATCTCGATAGGCAGCCGGAGGCGACTTAGTCTCGTACCTCCGAGCAGCATCGGGACGATTCCCTGTAGTTTGAGTCGCACCGTGGGCCGCTCCGGGCGGCTCCGAACGGCCCTGTGATCAGATCTCAGATTGTTTCTGCCATTTCCAGGTACCGGCAGAAGGCATTGGCGAGCGCCATCTGACGAGGCGTGCGGCATTCGACTCCAAACAGGCGCGGCGACGCCACCACCACGCAGATGCACTTCGCGCGCGATGTCGCGACGTTGAGCCTGTTGCTGCTATAGAGGAACTCCATGCCCCGCGGGGCATCGCCGTGGCTCGATGTCGTCATCGAGTAGATCACGATAGGGGCTTCCCGGCCCTGAAACTTGTCGACGGTCCCGACCCGGACGCCGCGAATACGCTCCTGGATTTCGGCTACCTGCGCGTTGTAGGGGGCGATGACGAGGATGTCATCGCGCCCCACCGCCCGCTCCACGGCGGCCCGATCGATCCATGTCGTTCCCGACCGCAGGATTTCGTCGACGAGACCACGGATGCTCTCGGCCTCTTCGGGCGACGAACTCTGATTACCTTCGTGGGTCACCGGAAGGTAACGAAGCCCCGCACCTTGCAGCCTTCCGGTCGACCTGATCGCCTGGTTTTCGAGGCCCGGACGCGGCTGCAATCGGCTTTCGTAGAACATCTCCGAATTGAATGAGCAGATGAGCGGATGCAATCGCCAGGTCTCCGCCAGGAAGAGGCCGCGATCCGGCGGCACGGTCGCGTGCGGACCGAGGATATGATCGAGCGAAGAGACATCGACGCCGTCTGGATGGCCGCCCTGGATCGGCTGTTCGAGCTGACGCGGATCTCCCAACAGTACGATGCTCCGGGCGGCTTGGGACACGGCCAGTACGTTCGCCAGCGACATCTGGGCCGCCTCGTCGACGAAGAGCACGTCGACGCTTTCCGCAGCGTCGGGTCTGGCCCAGAACCAAGCGGTCGCGCCACCGACGCTACCGCCGGTGCTCAAGGCATCGAGGAAAGCTCCGTTGTCGGTCGTGAACCGAAGGCCCGGTCCATCGTCCTCCATCTCGGAAAGCTTCTGAATGCAATCGACGGCGAAGGCCTGCTCGCGCGAGGCCGTTCCTACTTCGTCGATGAGATTCCGGATGACCTTATGGGAGTTGGCCGTAATACCGACCGTCCTCTTCTCCTTGGCGAGTGCGAGGATCATTCGAGCCCCGGCGAATGTCTTGCCCGCGCCAGGCGGTCCCTGCACCGGGAACACGCTTTCGTCGAGATCGACGGCAATCCGGGCGGCCGACTCAAGCGCGGTTTCGCCGTCGGTCCGCAGCTGTCCGGTCCGAAGACGCGGAGCGACCGCCATCAGAAGGTCCCGCGCCGCCCGATAACCACCCTCACCTTCGATTCCGTGGTCGGCGACGTATTCGCCGATCCGCACCAAGGCGTCCGCGAGCACCTGCGTGTCGACGAAGTTGTGCGCGAAAACCGCTGCGGGATGCAGCCCAGCCGTATCGGCGCGCTTCTTGATGTCGATGGTACGGTCGTCGAGGGAAATGGCGACCACACGCCCGAATTTGTCGCCGCCGGGGCTCCTGAGATCGTCGTCGGCCCGGATGTCCGTATCTTGAGGCGCGAACGAATACCGGTGAACGGGAGCCTTGGCGGTCCCGCCCCGCGCATCGAGAAACGTGAGCTCCGACAGACCGTCCCGCTCGTGGAGAAGATCCTCAGCCGACAGGTCGCGGAGGCGGAAGTATTCCCACCAGACCGACTTCTTCTCGCGTCCATGCCAGTCCAACATGTACGCCAACAGCCACCGCGCCTGCTGCTGTGGGCTTCGATCGGCTACGTCATCAGGCACGCCTTCGGTAAGTCGGACCACGAGTGCGGCGACTTTTCTCTGGCGTTCGTCCAGCTCGGCGCCGATCTCCGCCTCGGAGGCCTCCGGGCGGCCGATCTCGGTTCCGCCGGAGACGAGATCCGCGCGTACAATCTCGAGCCAGTCCCGCAGGGCCTTTGTCGACGCGCAGTCGTCCTGGTTGTAGCCCCGGATGGCCGCCTTATCCTCTTCCGGAATCGCCGCCGCGTCGGCCATCTCGAGCCGGGCCTGTGTCCGCGCCATCGTCGCTCCGACCTCCTCCAGCGGGACGGCTCTGTGGTACGAATAGAGAGGTTCGAGCTTCTTGATCGAATAGCTTTCGACGCTCGCGCGGATCGCATGGCGCACGACCGAAAACAGATCGACGAATATCTCGGCGCGGAGCAGATCGTCGACCTCGTTCTCCCGCGTCGCATAGCGTCCCATTAGTCGCTTCAACGCCGCCGGTTCGTAGGCCGCGAAATGATAGATATGAAGCCCGGGGTATTTCTTCAGGCGCTCCATCACGAAATCGATGAAACGCTCGAAAGCTGCCCTTTCTTGCTGCCGGTTGGAGGCCCAATCACCGACGTACGTCTCGCCGCCTTGTTCGTCGGCGAACAGGTACCCGAACAAAAACTCAAGACCGCCGTCGCCGACGAACGGATCGCCCTCGAAATCAAAAAAGATATCGCCGGGAGACGGCTCCGGCAGGCGCGCCAGCCCGAAGCCAGGCGTCGGAGGAAGAGCCTCGTACAGGACCTTTCTCGCGTTCCTGCCTTCTACCTGTATCCGCGCCTGGTCGCGGACCTTCTCGAAGCTCTTCGCGGCACCGCGATCCGGGCGCCAGGCAAGCGGTATCGGCATCCTGGCCAGCGCCGCGGTGGTGTCGATACCGCGCCGCTCCAGTTCGCCGATCTGGGACTTGCTGATGCCTGCGACGAGCGACATGTGATCGTCCGCCCTTCTTTGCTCGTCGCAGTGACGCCGCCACCGGCATATTTCGCAGTGCCCGATCGGCTCGGGGTAGGCCGACGCGGTCTCGCCGTCCGAAACTGCCCTCTCCAGGCTCGCCCGCACGTGTCGATAGTAGGCGGCATAGTCGGAGATGCGATACTGCTCGGGTACGTAGTTCGTACCCGGAGTTACGACGTACGCCGACTCGGGCTCCAGACCTTGCATTTCGCGGAGCAGATCGGAATAGAGCGAAATCTGCAGGACGGTGTTGCCCTTGGTCTCGCGTGCAAGTTTGGTGTCGATCACTTCGTAGGACCAGGCGCCCAGGCCGCTCGATCGCTCGATGCGAAGGAGTACGTCAGCTCGTCCGCTCCAGATACCTCCGTGAAGGGCTGCCTGCACGATGACTGGATCCCCCCGGACCATCGCGTCGGTGGTCGCCGCGACCGCGCTTCGATCTATGCCTACGCCATCGATCATGGTCGTCCTCAATCCACTTGCCTCGAGGTGATCAATGTAGCCCCGCTCATGGAGCGCACCGCGCTCGGCGAGCGTCTCCAGGACAGGATCCCAGACACGCGGCTTGCCCAGCCGGCCATACGCTACTTCCAAGTCGAGTTCTGTAAGATACCGACAGTTCAGATGACCGACGAGATCACCCGCGCCGAGATTTAGCCTGTCGCCGATCTTGTGCATCGTATCCTTCCTCGGCCGATCCGCCCCCACGCCGTCCCATTTCTCGGTAGATCCATCCCGCCGCCTTTCCTCGATCGAGACATAGCGTGTGATGACAGGGAAGTACAATCATCAATGGTGGTAGTCGGCACCCATCGAAAGATGCCCGAAGCGCAGCGCTTCGCGATCTTTCGATCGCGAACTGGATACCGAAATCGATACTCGCCAAGGCAGCAGGTTCTCCGTACCGGCGACCATCGGCGCGAGCGCGGCCAACAGCGAGTCGGCGCCGTCGGGAAGTAGGCCATCGTCCATCGGGAAATGCCGCCGCCCTCCCGCGGAGCTGACCGGCGAGCTGTTCGGCGTGACGCAAGCCGTGAATCTCCAGCACGACCGAGCGACGGCGGTCGCCGCGGTGGACACGTCGCGGGAATTTGAGCTGCCTCAAGGCGAACAGAACGAACATCGTTAGTGTCTTGCTCACACCGAACGGCCTCCGCGTCGTTCCGGTCGCGAGGTCCCGGACTCCTAGGCACTCCGGGCCTCGCCATCCTTTCGCGTCAGTTCAGGCCTCGGGAACACATCCATCCGCTGCACATATGCCGAGACGATGGAAAAGGCGCGGCTTCGGCTTTGAAGTGAGCGGCTCTGGAAATGAGCGCGAGCGAACACGGAATGCTCGGGCAGTGCCTATCATTCAAGTTCTTCGGAAGCTCCTGCTTTCGAACAAGCGGATTCGGAATGGTTATCGTCATATTTCGGATCGCTCATTCTTCCCATCCGGCGCCGGAAAACCGCAGTTGGCACAATTCGTGACGGCGGGTGTCTCAACTCGATCATGAAGTCGAGAGAGGCGACGACCACCTTAGCGGTTGGACCTTCAAGCCTTGAAAAAAGTCGCAAGGTAGAGCAGCGCAGCAAGAACGATTGTGATACTGATGACCGTTAGCGCGGCCTGCTTAGTTGAAACGTCACGCACATCATGCTTCCTTCAG is a genomic window of Bradyrhizobium sp. CB1717 containing:
- a CDS encoding TM0106 family RecB-like putative nuclease, translated to MHKIGDRLNLGAGDLVGHLNCRYLTELDLEVAYGRLGKPRVWDPVLETLAERGALHERGYIDHLEASGLRTTMIDGVGIDRSAVAATTDAMVRGDPVIVQAALHGGIWSGRADVLLRIERSSGLGAWSYEVIDTKLARETKGNTVLQISLYSDLLREMQGLEPESAYVVTPGTNYVPEQYRISDYAAYYRHVRASLERAVSDGETASAYPEPIGHCEICRWRRHCDEQRRADDHMSLVAGISKSQIGELERRGIDTTAALARMPIPLAWRPDRGAAKSFEKVRDQARIQVEGRNARKVLYEALPPTPGFGLARLPEPSPGDIFFDFEGDPFVGDGGLEFLFGYLFADEQGGETYVGDWASNRQQERAAFERFIDFVMERLKKYPGLHIYHFAAYEPAALKRLMGRYATRENEVDDLLRAEIFVDLFSVVRHAIRASVESYSIKKLEPLYSYHRAVPLEEVGATMARTQARLEMADAAAIPEEDKAAIRGYNQDDCASTKALRDWLEIVRADLVSGGTEIGRPEASEAEIGAELDERQRKVAALVVRLTEGVPDDVADRSPQQQARWLLAYMLDWHGREKKSVWWEYFRLRDLSAEDLLHERDGLSELTFLDARGGTAKAPVHRYSFAPQDTDIRADDDLRSPGGDKFGRVVAISLDDRTIDIKKRADTAGLHPAAVFAHNFVDTQVLADALVRIGEYVADHGIEGEGGYRAARDLLMAVAPRLRTGQLRTDGETALESAARIAVDLDESVFPVQGPPGAGKTFAGARMILALAKEKRTVGITANSHKVIRNLIDEVGTASREQAFAVDCIQKLSEMEDDGPGLRFTTDNGAFLDALSTGGSVGGATAWFWARPDAAESVDVLFVDEAAQMSLANVLAVSQAARSIVLLGDPRQLEQPIQGGHPDGVDVSSLDHILGPHATVPPDRGLFLAETWRLHPLICSFNSEMFYESRLQPRPGLENQAIRSTGRLQGAGLRYLPVTHEGNQSSSPEEAESIRGLVDEILRSGTTWIDRAAVERAVGRDDILVIAPYNAQVAEIQERIRGVRVGTVDKFQGREAPIVIYSMTTSSHGDAPRGMEFLYSSNRLNVATSRAKCICVVVASPRLFGVECRTPRQMALANAFCRYLEMAETI